Proteins encoded by one window of Bacillus rossius redtenbacheri isolate Brsri chromosome 3, Brsri_v3, whole genome shotgun sequence:
- the LOC134530925 gene encoding myb/SANT-like DNA-binding domain-containing protein 3 yields MASQGCNLSKKQRNKNTSQQEKYILLDLVTEHFNIIENKKTDGVSQQQKMKQWQILADTFNCMSGEHHRTAENLKAVWENLKKHTRKTSADQRVQVLTGTGGGPSKTVSKDPICERVQSLIKPTIDGAKNPFDSDSDAIILPFDASNRPTDEDDSIQLDVGAEVDVSFVETAETVTLPNGDWTHYTPAMLSSPVCSALRHSNNNSAITNTVQTNTTDSCSASSGKAMPPSSRGNASVQSPFTSKRRPTPATKVKEVSAVNAAKIELIELAKKHAIEEKEVMKEIWELRLQQEREKVKQEKLQTELLSLQILKIKKELEHLQ; encoded by the exons ATGGCGAGCCAAGGCTGTAATTTGTCAAAgaagcagagaaataaaaatacatcgcAGCAGGAGAAATACATTCTTTTAGATTTAGTAACTGAACATTTCAatatcattgaaaataaaaaaacagatggtGTTTCACAGCAACAAAAAATGAAGCAGTGGCAAATACTTGCAGATACTTTCAATTGTATGTCTGGAGAACATCACAGGACTGCAGAAAATTTAAAAGCGGTGTGGGAGAATCTCAAAAAGCACACGCGAAAGACTTCTGCTGATCAACGAGTTCAAGTATTAACTGGaacag GTGGAGGTCCTTCAAAAACAGTTAGTAAGGATCCCATTTGTGAGAGAGTGCAGAGCCTAATCAAACCGACTATCGATGGTGCCAAGAATCCCTTCGATTCAGATTCAGATGCAATAATATTACCATTTGATGCATCAAATAGGCCTACTGATGAGGATGACAGCATTCAACTGGATGTCGGAGCAGAAGTGGATGTTTCTTTCGTGGAGACGGCAGAGACA gTAACTCTTCCAAATGGCGACTGGACGCATTATACTCCAGCCATGCTCAGCAGTCCTGTGTGTTCTGCCCTTCGACACTCCAATAACAACTCGGCTATCACAAACACAGTGCAGACCAATACTACTGATTCATGCAGTGCAAGTAGTGGGAAGGCAATGCCTCCTAGCAGTAGGGGAAATGCTTCAGTGCAATCTCCCTTTACTAGCAAGCGGCGACCAACCCCGGCCACCAAAGTGAAAGAAGTAAGTGCTGTCAATGCAGCAAAAATCGAACTAATtgaacttgcaaaaaaacatgcaATCGAGGAAAAAGAAGTTATGAAAGAAATCTGGGAACTGCGGTTACAACAAGAACGAGAAAAAGTAAAGCAGGAAAAGCTGCAAACTGAACTTTTATCTTtacaaatcttgaaaataaagaaagaactaGAACATTTGCAGTAA